The following DNA comes from Musa acuminata AAA Group cultivar baxijiao chromosome BXJ1-4, Cavendish_Baxijiao_AAA, whole genome shotgun sequence.
ATTTACCCCTCATCTACATGCATACAAATGTCACTCCTATTGATATCAATCCATTAAATTTAGAGTCAATACTACTAGTCATAATTATCATTAAATTTAAAAACATTTAAACAATGAATATAAAAATAGTTGATTCCATgtttttttttcaatatatttCAAGGGGATACTAATCAACGAACTTAGATTAACTAAAAGGCCAATATATGCAAGTTTCtcacctttatttatttattataaaaaaaattaatggtaTTGAAGTATTTCTTTTATTATAAGGATAAAAGTGAGTAAGACTCAATTATATTTTGTACTCAAAACATAATATGTAATTATATattcttctttaaaaaaatataaattataaggaTCAATTTTCGATCCGATTTGGATGGCTAGGATTGATAAATGAATGGTTTATGatagatttttgaaaaaaaacatATCTAGCATCTTACCTTATTTCTTTCATCAAGACTAATAAAACCTATCAATTTTATGAATATttaccaaagaaaaaaaattctcataATCTCAAACAATCCAGTAAGGACTAATACAAAAAGAAAAGTTTTACTGGCAAGAAAATATTGGCCTTCTTAGTCTATCATATTTTGTAATCTTATATCATATGCAAGTCCTCAAATTATCAAcgagaacaaaaaaaagaaaaaggaactttGCCTTTATTGTTAGCCATAATTGAACACGACAGTAATCTTTCACACAAACTAATTAATCTTTCAATCAATCGTGCCCACCAAtcagaaaagaaacaaaaaggaaaagatatTAGAAGCTCACAATCTCCCAATTCATGGCTTCCATGAGCTAAATTTCACCACCAGAGGAGTTCTAACATGGTGTTTGCCATCGGACCATATCAGTGCCCCAAACACGTAGTCACTGTTCCATGATATGCGGTCCTTCGCCTTCATTGTCACCTCAAACTTCTTTTCCTCGCCTACCTTCTCAAACGCCAGCCTCTCGGGGTTCACAGCGACGGCAACGCCACTCGGCTCTATCACCCGAGCCACGTACGTGCCCGGCGACCCGACGTTCTTCACCACGCGCGTCACCGTGGCGGAGACCGACAGCTCTGGGACTGTGATCGATGGATAGTTCAGGTCTTCGATGCGGAGTGGTGTCGGTGGGCACGAGTAGGCTTCTTCTTTGCTGAACATGGCGAGCTGGGTGGAGTTGTAGCCCAGCGCGCACAGGAAGTCGAGGTAGTCGTTGGTCGTCAGGTCGTAGACGAGGCCGGGATCCATGGCGCGGTTCGGCCGGACATGGCCGGAGCCGTAGGCGAAGGACGTGGCCTTGACGAAGGACGAGTTCAGCACCGGCTCCTCCATGTTGTCCCGCGTCCTCGCTGCAACGAGAGAAGTGACATCAAGCATGATTGCGATATGTCTTCGTCCGAGCATGCAAGATTGTTACCGGTCGTCATGATCGCTGATTTGATTGCAGCAGGACTCCAGTCAGGGTGGAGAGTTTTGAGAAGGCCCGCAACGCCGGAGACGTGAGGGCATGACATGGAGGTGCCGGAGACCGAGTTGAAGGCGACGCGGCGGGTGTCGAAGTCTAGATTTGTAGGCCCAACGGCGGCGGAGTAGGCGGCAATAACACTCACCCCTGGTGCAGTGATGTCAGGCTGCAAGCAGTGTGGAGAGCTTTCAGCTAAACAATGGAAGCAAGCCGCATCGGTCATGGGGAGGAGTAATGTGGCGTCTCTGGCGAACCTTGAGGATCTCCGGGGTGATAGTATTAGGCCCCAGAGAGGAGAAGGCTGCCATGAACGGTGCTGGCTTCGTCCCAAGCTCTGTCTTCGGGCTGGTAATGTACCCCAGTGGCGACCTAGAAAAGATTGCAGTGCATGTTATTGCTTGCTATAATACGCCTTAACATGAACGACGGTGAAACCTTACTCGTTGGATTCGAGGTAGGAGAAGAGGGTGAGGCCATCGGAGTAGGTGATATGGGTTGCAGGGAGGACATGCGCGTCCGCTAAGATTTCATTTCCATTGAAGGCATCATTTGCGAGAACCATACCGACGCCACCAGCCTGCAGAACTGCTTCTCCCTTCTCCACTCTTGCAGTGACGCCGCGGAGACACACAACGATCTTCCCTGTCGCCTTCACCGGGTCTAGCGATCCCAAGTAGCACAACCTACTGCAGAATCAAAAGACTGGTGTAAGAATCTTTACTCACGTCATCATTTAATCTTGTTGGTTGAAGTCAGAAGTGCATCCATGGATGACATATAAGAAGAACATTCACTCACGCCTTGTGCTCCGATGCATTGGCATATTTGGCTTCTCTGGAGCTGATCACTGGGTAGGCATTGTTGCCTGGCAATCCCTTTGGAGAAAGACTCTCCCCCTGTGTGAGATGGTTGGAAGAGACATGATGAGAAACAACAAATGCACCAAAAGTCATGTAGAAGAAGATCGAAAAGGAAAGACTGATAAGAATGAAACAGATATGTATCAGGTAAAGATTAACTGAGAACAGAGGTAGTAAACGTGGGTGATGGAAAGCAACCTGAATTCTCTTGTTGTTGTCGAAGATGAGAGAAGAGGGGAACTGCCTGTTCATGGTGCTTGCTCCCACAGTAAGCATCCAAGGTGACAAGTTGGAGACGGTAGCAAGCTGCGGGCCGGAGTTGCCAGCGGAGCAGGCCACCGTGATCCCCTTCCTGACGGCATGGAAGGACCCGATGGCCAACCCATCACGGAAGTAGTCAACCGGGTCTCCACCGAGCGAGACAGAGATGACGTCGACGCCGTCCTCGATGGCTGCGTCGAAGGCGGCGACGATGTCGGCGTCGAAGCACTCGCTGCCGTTGACGGGCGGCCAGCAGACCTTGTAAGCTGCGACGCGGGCGCGGGGGGAGCCGCCCTTGGCCGTGCCGTTGCCGTAGCCGAAGATGTTGGCGCCGGGCACGGCCCcgccggcggcggtggagagggtgtgtgtgccgTGCCCATCGTAGTCGCGCGGGGAGCGGAAGGTGGCGTTGAGCGGGCCAACCATGACTTCGTAAGCCTTGTTGAAGTACCTCGCGCCGATCAGCTTCCTGCATCCAAGAATTGTTCTTGAGACTGCAACACACAACAGAATCTGTCTCGCTACTACAGTAGAATCTACTGCAAGCAAGCATGCATGCACATTCTTTCTTGCATACATCAACCATAATTGTTAGTAAAACTTGGTATTACAATAGGACTGCTTCCAAATTCCTATAGAAAAACTTCTCAATATACCAAAAAAAGATTGCATATATTGATCCTCCTCAAACTTCATATTAGCGAGTTCTAAATCCCATTAATATTGAAATAACAAAAGAAATACAAGTTATGAGACTTGTTTTTGATACAAATTGATAAGCTTTATTTATTGGAACCCTGCACACGATATTTAATAGCAAGTCTGCTCTTCATCTCCGTAAAAAGTCAGAACCAGAGTGGTTGTTTGACCAATAAAAATGGAGCCTTGTGCAGGGTGCCAACATGAATTTGTTCTTCAGATATGCCTCCTCCAGGAGATCCCTCACCAGATACCTCCAAACTAGTGTCGTTTAATTCATTGTATTCTCTGTAACTAAAATCCATGGGCAAGCAAGCAGAAAAGTAGAGTTAGCGTGTGATTGGATGGACAGGATTGGTGATCTCAAGCCAGGGTAAAAGAATGTTTAATGATGCCTTAGGAGACCATGGTGTCCTATTTGATCAGTTGGATCTGGAACAGGGTCTTCTAGCTTTCCAGGAAGAAAACATTATAGTGGTGGATTGTACAGTCTTTGAAAGGTTATATTATCTAGGACATCAAGCTGGCTACTGCAGATAAAAGAAACTGGAAGATGAATTGTGTTTGTCTTCCCACATACTCACTCAGGCAATGCTACATGATATATATTATACGAGAAATGAAAGATCTGGAGTCATGTTCACCTTTATCCAGAATGTGCTTACTTTGAAGAAGCAGacaaatttttgaaagaaaaagaatgatcagaaggagacctacaaacttgcatattttccAAAACCATCATACTTTTTTGTTGAGTTAGATCTTGTTATGCCAGATAATTAATGGAGAAGTGTCAGAGATAAGGACTTTGAATCAATTAGGATAAAGCATGTACCTGCTGAAAGTTGTAGGCTTTTAAATGGAAGGAATGGGTGCTATCGTGTTCATGATTGATGagtttgagatttttttatggtGTAAAAACTAACAAGTAGATTGTGTAAGGGTTTCTTCCATGCTATAGCTGACAAAGATTTGAACTCACTTTGATGGCTCAAAACTTTCTTTCTTCTTACTATAGAataatattttcccttatgataaTAGTGATGAACATTGTAGGCTGATACAGCTAATTTAGATGACATCGATCGACATCACTCACTTTCACTAATATTAAAAAAGTATGACAATCCAAATAATAATAACTGTGGATATTTATAGTACTGAAAACACATACAGGAGCTTTGTTGCTCCACCTTGTTCAGAAGAACATTTCTTTTGCAGAAGCTTCTGTTCTATCTCAATTATCTCCAAGTGAAactattcatatttaaaatgtcaaGTTCAATTAAAACTACTTTGTTCAAGTCACATATAAAGTAATTGGTGGCTCCTACACCTCTGCTTagtcaaaaaataaattaataagatCTATGGAATGTTGAAAAAGAGTAGTAGCAAGTGAAACATCCATGACTTTgctaaatgaaaattaaaaatgcaaTATCATGCAACATATAAACATGGAGGTAACTTCATGAATCTCATTGCTTAAAATCACATGATGATAAGGACTACAGCATACAGTAGACAGATGATTCTACTTTATATCTCTCTCACCATATGTACATGTTTTTTAGACAAGAAAATTTAGGTCCAAGTGGCATGCATCTATCAGAAAGGGCAGTGCCCTTTCCAATTATTGGTCCAGAATAAGTTCTAAAGACAAGGAAGTAAAGACTGCAGAAATAGACCTGTTGCATGAAAAACTTTCATCAAAGTCATTCTGACAGATTCCTTTCCACTTTGATGGAATTGGTCCCAAGTCATCATCTTTAAAGCTTTGTGCTTCTGGCCACACCCCTAAACATCCACAACCATAAGAAAACAAGCCTAGAAGAATCAGCTTGCCATCAATATAGACTGTTGGAGAATGGTCAATAAAAGCTTGGATTGGTTGATTAGTCAATGGTCCCAGACATACTTCTTTGACAAAGAACACCACTTGTGTCCCCAATTGACTAATTGAAGCAAGTGAGCTTCATGTTTTAGATTGGTATTGCCAACATGTCTAGATTCAAATTCTGAATTAGAATAATGGAGGTGAAGAACTACACGCAGATGGCAAGAAGGTGCCTGTTGACAGAGGGCACAGAGCCAAGTCAACTATTTTAACAAGTGCAGACTTCTGATCTTTTTAGATCTTTTCTTCTCCTACCAATGCAATGGAGGAAAAGGTCAAGATGCATTTCTAAACTGATGGAAGTAATACCTATCAATAAGATAAAGACAATTTGTTGTTTCATGAAAATGTTACAGAAACTGAACTGTCGATGTGAAAGGATGATAGTGAACCAAATTTTCTCCTGAGGAAAAAAATTGTAGTAAAAAGTAAAAAGCAGAATCGAACTGTGATACCAGTATCAAGATTTGCAATGATGGTGTCTTCTCCGAATCGAGCCTTTCTCCACAGTGATTGCTTTGGAACCCTGCCATCCCTCTCGAGGCCGAGGAATTCCCAGGAATGAGTAGTATGAAGTGTGTAGCCTCTGTTAGGAATCACCGAAAGAACTCCAGGGTACTCTAACCACAAGAACAGAAAGCAATGATTGAACAGGACCTTCTCTCGAAGAGCACAACATCTGAACAAGAACCGAAGACAAGCCCTACCTGATACCTTCATGGCCTCTTCCACCTCGAGGTAGGCCGCAAAGCCATTGATGTGGTGGGTGTACGAGTAGAAGATTGCATCTCGGACCTTCTCCTTGCTGTTTTTGATCAACAACATCAGACTCTGACAAGATAGATCGATCAAAACCCAAAATTACTTGTACGATTTCTTTCTTACTCCTCCAGCACCGAACCTAACAGCTCGTAGTGAGACTCCGTGGCTCTCTTGGAAGCCTCCAGAGGGGACAATTCGGAGCTGTGCGAGTGCTCCCCGAGGTACACTACATAGGCCTGCAACAAGGATTCGTCCATAAACAGGAAATCAGATTGTGGCGTGTCAGAAAATTCTGATCtttggaggaaacagaggaggaaCAGATTGAAGGCAATGCCTGCTTAGCAGCAAAAACGGATCTTGGAAGCAggagagggaagaggaagaaagcaAGGAGAAGCGGCGCTGTGTTTCTCCTCGcgatctccatctcctcctcgATCCAGAAGACTGAAAGAGCGTTCTCGGTTCCTCTCTTACCGTTTTGTAGCTCGGAAACTGAAGCCGCTCTTCAATGATCGGTAGGgattaaattatctttttaattaattaattaattaattattattattattattattgttatcattATCAAGAAAATGGATTGTccgaacccaaaaaaaaaaacatgaaaagAGTTGAAGGGATTTTAATGAGGATAGCGAACTCCTTATACCAAATTAAAGGATGAAAATTGACAGGAATTATAATTTTAAGCTAAATTTCATCTTcaccaatgaaaaaaaaaaaaagaaacatgcgAAGTTAATTTATATCTAAGCTAGAAATTATATTGTATTTATTAATCAGATATAATCTCTATTAATATAACATTAGTCGCAATGCATTTAATATGGCccgaaatatatattttatttatcaacTACCCACTGACATGAACTCGAGTTAgaaatttgaattaaaaatttattCCATCGATGTCAAAGTTCTTTTTTGAGACTCAAATGAATTAAATTATATGTGGCTAAAGAAAGACATACCCGATTTGATTTGGCCAATTTCGGTTcagcttcatatatatatatatatatatatatatatatatatatatatatatatatatatatatatatatatatatatatatatatatatatatatatatatatatatatatatatgataaaacatATTTTGGTTCCTGAGTCACCACCGACGTCATACGCCATGTCCCAACCAATATCAGAATCCGACGTCACACGCTATCAGAACCCTGTGATAACTACGTCAAGTTAAGTTCCGTACTGAGACACTATGCGACACCGACTATCCCGAGGGCTCGGGGCGATGCCGTCTAACGTCGCTCAGGCATCCCCCAAGACGCTAGGTTGTCAGAAAAGCCATCCCATCCCACAAGGGTCAGCGGCCACACCGAACCAAGATGTAACCAATCCTCGCACGATAATATATAAACCCCAACCGACGTCCGGCCGGGGGAGGAAAAAACTCGATATAAAAATACTCTACTGACTTgcttgtcggaggggccaaagtcaggaAGCACCTGACGAAGGCCATTTTGCAAGAAGGCGGACACCCTCGAACGGTGAGCGCCTCAACCCGGGAATTGCCATCCAGTACACAAGGACGCGTTGTCATTCATCCCAGAGTCGGAGAGACGTGTCCCATCACAAACGGCGCCCGGGTCGGCAAACCAAGAAACGCTGATCAACATCCTCTCACGAGGGCCCAGTCGACTCCGCCAGCTCGACTCTTACCCGAGTTGCTCCGAAACGACCACCCCTGAGCGGCAAGCATCTCGACCCAAGAGATACCTTCCATCGCACAAGGGAGAGCAGTGAGCCGGCCTGGATCCTGACCAACATCGACCAACATTCCTTCCCGAGAGCGtggccacctcatcatcctacttACTTTGCAAGAAGCTCTCGATATCAACTCACAGACCTAACTATGCTGACTCATCACCACGGTACTTTTGttcataacaatatatatatatatatatgaatatatatatatatatatgaatgacttaaaattattatataaaaataataggtaTTTTGACTAAAGATGGTTGACTAAGTTTATTGGACAGATGTTAATGCGAGTGAAGGATTTAAACATTTCAAAGGATATGTATGTGCAATACTAAATATTAGAAAGGCAAATCCCATGAAACCAATGTGCATTG
Coding sequences within:
- the LOC135645856 gene encoding subtilisin-like protease SBT5.3, which translates into the protein MEIARRNTAPLLLAFFLFPLLLPRSVFAAKQAYVVYLGEHSHSSELSPLEASKRATESHYELLGSVLEDKEKVRDAIFYSYTHHINGFAAYLEVEEAMKVSEYPGVLSVIPNRGYTLHTTHSWEFLGLERDGRVPKQSLWRKARFGEDTIIANLDTGVWPEAQSFKDDDLGPIPSKWKGICQNDFDESFSCNRKLIGARYFNKAYEVMVGPLNATFRSPRDYDGHGTHTLSTAAGGAVPGANIFGYGNGTAKGGSPRARVAAYKVCWPPVNGSECFDADIVAAFDAAIEDGVDVISVSLGGDPVDYFRDGLAIGSFHAVRKGITVACSAGNSGPQLATVSNLSPWMLTVGASTMNRQFPSSLIFDNNKRIQGESLSPKGLPGNNAYPVISSREAKYANASEHKARLCYLGSLDPVKATGKIVVCLRGVTARVEKGEAVLQAGGVGMVLANDAFNGNEILADAHVLPATHITYSDGLTLFSYLESNESPLGYITSPKTELGTKPAPFMAAFSSLGPNTITPEILKPDITAPGVSVIAAYSAAVGPTNLDFDTRRVAFNSVSGTSMSCPHVSGVAGLLKTLHPDWSPAAIKSAIMTTARTRDNMEEPVLNSSFVKATSFAYGSGHVRPNRAMDPGLVYDLTTNDYLDFLCALGYNSTQLAMFSKEEAYSCPPTPLRIEDLNYPSITVPELSVSATVTRVVKNVGSPGTYVARVIEPSGVAVAVNPERLAFEKVGEEKKFEVTMKAKDRISWNSDYVFGALIWSDGKHHVRTPLVVKFSSWKP